Proteins encoded by one window of Vidua chalybeata isolate OUT-0048 chromosome 8, bVidCha1 merged haplotype, whole genome shotgun sequence:
- the LOC128791584 gene encoding C-type lectin domain family 2 member D-like isoform X2, whose translation MAALELGGGSRPGATRGKWFSSHSMLVVLLILLLLVLVLALGVALAVQSAQVPLTPATPLLILGCPRGWVGYNGVCYYLSKDYSTWEQGQERCSELGASLAILKDEEMDLLFRLRGNVDYWLGLRRRGERLHWGDGSSYSSSVPVLGNSECVYLADDKFRSEMCSNERPYVCSKAQAPL comes from the exons ATGGCGGCGCTGGAGCTCGGAGGCGGCTCCCGCCCAGGAGCGACCCGCG GTAAATGGTTCAGCTCCCATTCCATGCTCGTGGTGCTGCTgattctgctgctcctggtgctggtgctggcttTGGGGGTGGCCTTGGCTGTGCAGTCAG cacaggttCCACTTACACCTGCGACTCCACTGTTGATTCTGGGCTGTCCCCGTGGCTGGGTTGGGTACAATGGGGTCTGCTACTACTTGTCAAAGGATTACAGCACCTGGGAGCAGGGTCAGGAACGGTGCTCCGAGCTCGGGGCCTCCCTGGCCATTCTCAAGGATGAGGAAATG GATTTGCTCTTCCGCCTCCGCGGGAACGTCGATTACTGGCTCGGGCTGCGCAGACGGGGCGAGCGCCTGCACTGGGGGGACGGCAGCAGCTACAGCTCCTC ggtTCCTGTCCTGGGCAATTCCGAGTGTGTGTACCTGGCTGACGATAAATTCAGGAGTGAGATGTGCTCAAATGAGCGGCCGTATGTCTGCAGCAAGGCCCAAGCTCCCCTGTAA
- the LOC128791153 gene encoding C-type lectin domain family 2 member B-like, with amino-acid sequence MGNKQEELEAVVQQQSYDVIAITETWARSGSRSQQLFPVPGKWFSSHPVLVALLILLLLVLVLALGVALAVRSAAQLPLTPATPLLVLGCPRGWVSYNGVCYYLSRDYGTWEQGQERCSELGASLAILKDEEMDLLFHLRGNVDYWLGLRRRGERLHWGDGSSYSSWVPVLGNSECVYLADHKFRSEMCPNERPYVCSKAQAPL; translated from the exons ATGGGCAACAAACAAGAAGAGCTGGAGGCCgtggtgcagcagcagagctatGATGTAAttgccatcacagaaacatg GGCCAGGTCTGGTTCTCgcagccagcagctctttcCTGTTCCAGGTAAATGGTTCAGCTCCCATCCCGTGCTCGTGGCGCTGCTgattctgctgctcctggtgctggtgctggcttTGGGGGTGGCCTTGGCTGTGCGGTCAG cagcacagcttccaCTTACACCTGCGACTCCGCTGTTGGTTCTGGGCTGTCCCCGTGGCTGGGTTAGCTACAATGGAGTCTGCTACTACTTGTCAAGGGATTACGGCACCTGGGAGCAGGGTCAGGAACGGTGCTCCGAGCTCGGGGCCTCCCTGGCCATTCTCAAAGATGAGGAAATG GATTTGCTCTTCCACCTCCGCGGGAACGTCGATTACTGGCTCGGGCTGCGCAGACGGGGCGAGCGCCTGCACTGGGGGGACGGCAGCAGCTACAGCTCCTG ggtTCCTGTCCTGGGCAATTCCGAGTGTGTGTACCTGGCTGACCATAAATTCAGGAGTGAGATGTGCCCAAATGAGCGGCCGTATGTCTGCAGCAAGGCCCAAGCTCCCCTGTAA
- the LOC128791584 gene encoding C-type lectin domain family 2 member B-like isoform X1 gives MAALELGGGSRPGATRGKWFSSHSMLVVLLILLLLVLVLALGVALAVQSAAQVPLTPATPLLILGCPRGWVGYNGVCYYLSKDYSTWEQGQERCSELGASLAILKDEEMDLLFRLRGNVDYWLGLRRRGERLHWGDGSSYSSSVPVLGNSECVYLADDKFRSEMCSNERPYVCSKAQAPL, from the exons ATGGCGGCGCTGGAGCTCGGAGGCGGCTCCCGCCCAGGAGCGACCCGCG GTAAATGGTTCAGCTCCCATTCCATGCTCGTGGTGCTGCTgattctgctgctcctggtgctggtgctggcttTGGGGGTGGCCTTGGCTGTGCAGTCAG cagcacaggttCCACTTACACCTGCGACTCCACTGTTGATTCTGGGCTGTCCCCGTGGCTGGGTTGGGTACAATGGGGTCTGCTACTACTTGTCAAAGGATTACAGCACCTGGGAGCAGGGTCAGGAACGGTGCTCCGAGCTCGGGGCCTCCCTGGCCATTCTCAAGGATGAGGAAATG GATTTGCTCTTCCGCCTCCGCGGGAACGTCGATTACTGGCTCGGGCTGCGCAGACGGGGCGAGCGCCTGCACTGGGGGGACGGCAGCAGCTACAGCTCCTC ggtTCCTGTCCTGGGCAATTCCGAGTGTGTGTACCTGGCTGACGATAAATTCAGGAGTGAGATGTGCTCAAATGAGCGGCCGTATGTCTGCAGCAAGGCCCAAGCTCCCCTGTAA